From Verrucomicrobiota bacterium JB022, one genomic window encodes:
- a CDS encoding glucosyl-3-phosphoglycerate synthase, giving the protein MSSKTDSKKIDKWLEKNTFHHGQFWDLLSLVREKERKGLKISLCIPTLNEEKTIGKEIVIFKSELMDRYPLVDEFAVIDSGSTDKTQEVAAAFGADVYYSGDILPDQGFKRGKGENLWKAIHQLKGDIICYVDADIKNIHPRFVYGLVAPLIYNDDMHYVKAFYDRPMAFSGGIRPSGGGRVTEILVRPLFSLFFPELTCLIQPLSGEYAVRREVLQEIPFPIGYGVETSHIIDVYMKRGINAFGQTDLDQRVHRNQTTLDLGKMSFGILQSFLNRMESYGMVDKLPEMSNFFRQFQAEGNRYEQVVKEIIEEERPPMETIPEYRKKFGLPPLK; this is encoded by the coding sequence ATGAGCAGTAAAACCGACAGCAAGAAGATCGACAAGTGGCTGGAGAAAAACACCTTCCACCACGGCCAATTCTGGGACTTGCTGAGCCTCGTGCGCGAGAAAGAGCGCAAGGGCCTCAAGATCAGTCTCTGTATCCCCACGCTCAACGAAGAAAAGACGATCGGTAAGGAGATCGTCATCTTCAAGAGCGAGCTGATGGACCGCTACCCGCTGGTCGACGAATTTGCCGTGATCGACTCCGGCTCGACAGACAAGACTCAGGAGGTCGCCGCCGCCTTCGGGGCCGACGTCTACTACTCGGGCGACATCCTGCCCGACCAAGGCTTCAAGCGCGGCAAGGGCGAAAACCTCTGGAAGGCCATCCACCAGCTCAAGGGCGACATCATCTGCTATGTGGATGCCGACATCAAAAACATCCACCCGCGCTTCGTCTACGGCCTCGTCGCTCCGTTGATCTACAACGACGACATGCACTACGTGAAGGCGTTCTACGACCGCCCAATGGCCTTCAGCGGCGGCATTCGCCCCTCCGGTGGCGGCCGGGTGACGGAGATCCTCGTGCGCCCGCTCTTCTCCCTCTTTTTCCCGGAGCTGACCTGCCTCATCCAGCCGCTTTCCGGCGAATACGCGGTGCGACGCGAAGTGTTGCAGGAGATCCCATTTCCCATCGGTTACGGGGTCGAAACGTCGCATATCATCGACGTCTACATGAAGCGCGGCATCAACGCCTTCGGCCAGACCGACCTCGACCAGCGCGTCCACCGCAACCAGACGACCCTCGACCTCGGCAAGATGAGCTTCGGCATTCTGCAGAGCTTCCTCAACCGAATGGAGTCATACGGAATGGTTGATAAGTTGCCGGAAATGAGCAACTTCTTCAGGCAGTTCCAAGCCGAAGGGAACCGCTACGAGCAGGTGGTAAAGGAGATCATCGAGGAAGAACGCCCGCCGATGGAAACCATCCCCGAATACCGCAAAAAATTCGGCCTGCCCCCGCTCAAATAA
- a CDS encoding M20/M25/M40 family metallo-hydrolase, whose product MDPLLNDVLSRVDDYRLRLSALREIILANTVMCGEISSPTFREERLVRFLNDRFTESGLQNIGTDEAGNAVAMLPGTEGKHNILIAAHTDKIWEEGVDHTVSVSGDRLTGAGVADNSLGVATMISVPDMLERLGIKLKSNLILLGASRSMGRGDLGGLRFFLENTQRAPSAAVCLEGVQLGRLSYSSLGMERGELVVESHEDKTLSTRWGSTGAIVVMNRVVRQILEIRTPEEPKTSIILGSVRAGSAYNTPPQRATLRFEIRSEAPGMVNEISDRIREIVEEVNAEDQTTAHYTIVARRKPGTIGFGHRYTAAARKIMEALDVKPKAAPSISELSTLLDHNVPSLTLGLTYGDNKHEQNETIYIEPIFRGLAQLVALLEVIDGDLQDEQ is encoded by the coding sequence ATGGATCCTCTTTTGAATGATGTCCTGAGTCGGGTGGATGACTACCGCCTGAGACTCTCTGCTTTACGCGAAATCATTCTGGCCAATACCGTGATGTGCGGGGAAATTTCCTCCCCCACCTTCCGGGAAGAACGGCTGGTACGTTTTCTTAACGACCGCTTTACCGAAAGCGGACTGCAAAACATCGGCACCGATGAGGCAGGCAACGCCGTCGCGATGCTCCCGGGGACGGAGGGCAAGCACAACATCCTGATCGCGGCCCATACCGACAAGATCTGGGAAGAAGGTGTCGACCACACCGTCAGCGTCTCGGGCGACCGCCTGACCGGCGCGGGCGTGGCCGACAATTCCCTCGGCGTCGCGACCATGATCTCGGTGCCCGACATGCTGGAGCGCCTCGGCATCAAGCTGAAAAGCAACCTCATCCTGCTCGGCGCCAGCCGCAGCATGGGCCGGGGAGACCTGGGCGGGCTGCGCTTCTTCCTCGAAAACACGCAACGTGCGCCGAGCGCCGCCGTCTGTCTGGAAGGCGTGCAACTGGGCCGCCTCTCCTACAGCAGCCTGGGTATGGAGCGGGGCGAGCTGGTCGTGGAATCGCACGAAGACAAGACCCTTTCCACCCGCTGGGGCAGCACCGGCGCCATCGTGGTGATGAACCGCGTGGTACGCCAGATCCTCGAGATCCGGACCCCCGAAGAGCCCAAGACCTCGATCATCCTCGGCTCGGTCCGCGCCGGCAGCGCCTACAACACGCCGCCCCAACGCGCCACCCTGCGTTTCGAGATCCGCAGCGAAGCCCCCGGCATGGTCAACGAGATCAGCGACCGGATCCGCGAGATCGTGGAAGAGGTCAATGCCGAAGACCAGACCACCGCGCACTACACCATCGTCGCCCGCCGCAAGCCGGGCACCATCGGCTTTGGCCACCGCTACACGGCGGCAGCGCGCAAGATCATGGAAGCCCTCGATGTAAAGCCGAAGGCCGCGCCCAGCATCAGCGAACTCAGCACCCTGCTCGACCACAATGTGCCGAGCCTGACCCTGGGCCTCACCTACGGCGACAACAAGCACGAGCAAAACGAAACCATTTACATCGAACCCATCTTCCGCGGCCTGGCCCAACTGGTGGCCCTGCTGGAAGTGATCGACGGAGACTTGCAGGATGAGCAGTAA
- a CDS encoding thioredoxin family protein, with protein MMKRLRLWIASLFLFAGALTLSAAEGKEWQTDVAKAQEAAAAENQLVLYDFTGSDWCPPCMALSRNIFSTEAFAKAVEGKFVLVEVDYPRAKPQSNALKRQNQQLADKYEIQAFPTIIVTDAKGNEISRIMGYPQDGLEGFLQFLKDAQAKAKKSA; from the coding sequence ATGATGAAACGACTTCGCCTCTGGATTGCTTCCCTTTTCCTATTCGCCGGCGCTCTCACCCTCTCTGCCGCCGAAGGCAAGGAGTGGCAGACCGATGTAGCCAAGGCCCAGGAGGCCGCCGCCGCCGAAAACCAGCTCGTGCTGTACGATTTTACCGGGTCGGACTGGTGCCCGCCTTGTATGGCGCTCTCGCGCAACATTTTTAGCACCGAAGCCTTCGCGAAAGCGGTGGAGGGCAAATTTGTGCTCGTGGAGGTCGACTACCCCCGCGCCAAGCCGCAGTCGAATGCGTTAAAGCGCCAAAATCAACAACTTGCAGACAAATACGAGATCCAGGCTTTCCCCACGATTATCGTGACCGACGCCAAAGGAAACGAAATTTCCCGCATCATGGGCTACCCGCAAGACGGATTGGAAGGCTTCCTGCAGTTCCTCAAGGACGCCCAGGCCAAGGCCAAGAAGAGCGCCTGA